The Callospermophilus lateralis isolate mCalLat2 chromosome 3, mCalLat2.hap1, whole genome shotgun sequence genome has a segment encoding these proteins:
- the Nsmce3 gene encoding non-structural maintenance of chromosomes element 3 homolog, with protein MLQKPRSRGRFSSPAEKDRDSGRGGDVRAQRGGVSEETPSTSRGPAGSQETQGTSSQGARRSQAAPTVGPRTQKQLELKVAELVQFLLIKDQKKIPIKRTDILKHVIGDYKDIFPDLLKLAAERLQYVFGYKLVELEPKSNTYILINTLEPVEEDAEVRGDQGTPTTGLLMIVLGLIFMKGNTIKETEVWDFLRRLGVYPTKKHLIFGDPKKLITEDFVRQRYLEYRRIPHTDPVDYEFQWGPRTNLETSKMKVLKFVAKVHNQDPKDWPAQYCEALADEENRARPEPSGPTPSS; from the coding sequence ATGTTGCAAAAGCCAAGGAGTCGGGGTCGCTTTAGTTCCCCGGCGGAGAAAGACAGGGATTCGGGCCGCGGCGGAGACGTCCGGGCCCAGAGAGGCGGCGTCTCGGAGGAGACCCCGAGCACTTCCCGCGGCCCGGCGGGCTCTCAAGAGACCCAAGGCACTTCCTCGCAGGGCGCTCGCCGGTCCCAGGCCGCCCCCACTGTGGGGCCTCGGACCCAGAAGCAGCTGGAGCTGAAGGTGGCGGAGCTGGTGCAGTTCTTGCTGATTAAGGACCAGAAGAAAATCCCTATCAAGCGGACCGACATACTGAAGCATGTCATCGGGGACTACAAGGACATCTTCCCGGACCTCCTCAAACTGGCTGCGGAGCGCCTCCAGTACGTCTTCGGGTACAAGCTAGTGGAACTTGAACCCAAGAGTAACACCTACATCCTGATCAACACCCTGGAGCCAGTGGAGGAGGATGCCGAGGTGAGAGGCGATCAGGGCACTCCCACTACGGGCCTACTGATGATTGTTTTAGGGCTCATCTTTATGAAGGGCAACACAATCAAGGAGACCGAGGTCTGGGACTTTCTGCGTCGGTTGGGGGTGTACCCCACTAAGAAGCATTTAATCTTTGGGGATCCAAAGAAACTCATTACCGAGGACTTTGTGCGACAACGTTACTTGGAGTACCGGCGCATACCCCACACGGATCCGGTAGACTACGAATTCCAGTGGGGCCCGCGAACCAACCTGGAAACCAGCAAGATGAAAGTTCTTAAGTTTGTGGCCAAAGTTCATAATCAAGACCCCAAGGACTGGCCAGCGCAGTACTGTGAGGCTTTGGCAGATGAGGAGAATAGAGCTAGACCTGAGCCTAGTGGTCCAACCCCATCCTCTTGA